The Methylomicrobium agile genome has a segment encoding these proteins:
- a CDS encoding type II toxin-antitoxin system HicB family antitoxin — protein sequence MKMKLFAIIQPTNKGLAKSFTAYCPDIPGCIAHGPTEEKALLALQTTLSHQIQNLEELGLEPPMHQCKVKVLEVETVDVPQNDYGFANLSRLH from the coding sequence ATGAAAATGAAATTATTCGCCATTATTCAGCCGACCAACAAAGGTCTCGCCAAAAGTTTCACCGCTTATTGCCCGGATATTCCGGGCTGCATTGCCCACGGGCCGACCGAGGAAAAAGCCTTGTTGGCCCTACAGACCACCCTTTCGCACCAGATACAAAACCTGGAAGAACTCGGGCTCGAACCGCCGATGCACCAGTGCAAGGTAAAAGTTCTGGAGGTCGAAACCGTCGATGTGCCGCAAAACGATTACGGTTTTGCCAACTTAAGCCGCCTGCACTAA